Proteins from a genomic interval of Clostridium sp. AN503:
- a CDS encoding NCS2 family permease, whose translation MSLEKIFHLKQNHTDVKTEVMAGITTFMTMAYILAVNPDILGKTGMDSGAVFTATALASLIATLMMAVFSNYPFVLAPGMGLNAYFAYTVVLQMGYTWQMALAAVFVEGIIFIVLSLTNVREAIFNAIPVNLKYAVSAGIGLFIAFIGLQNAKIVVDSATLVSVYSFKTSVANGMFHSEGITVVLALVGILVTGILLVKGVRGNILWGILITWALGIICQVTGLYQINPEAGFYSLLPDFSKGISVPSLMPTFMKMDFTFLLTMDFLVVMFAFLFVDMFDTLGTLIGVASKADMLDKDGKLPRIRGALMADAVGTSVGAVLGTSTTTTFVESASGVAEGGRTGLTSVVAAILFGLSLFLSPIFLAIPSFATAPALIVVGFLMMTSVTKIDFSDYTEAIPAYIAIIAMPFMYSISEGIAMGIISYVVMNLIAGKAQEKKMSLLLYVLAGVFILKYILI comes from the coding sequence ATGAGCTTGGAAAAGATTTTTCACTTGAAACAGAACCACACGGATGTCAAGACGGAGGTCATGGCCGGTATCACAACATTTATGACCATGGCATACATCCTGGCGGTCAATCCCGATATTCTGGGGAAAACAGGTATGGACAGCGGCGCAGTGTTCACAGCGACGGCGCTGGCATCCCTGATCGCGACGCTGATGATGGCGGTGTTTTCCAATTATCCGTTCGTCCTCGCGCCCGGTATGGGCCTGAACGCTTACTTTGCCTACACGGTGGTCCTGCAGATGGGATACACCTGGCAGATGGCGCTGGCAGCGGTATTTGTGGAAGGCATCATTTTTATCGTTCTGTCCCTGACCAATGTCCGGGAAGCCATCTTTAATGCGATCCCTGTGAATTTAAAATATGCGGTCTCTGCGGGTATCGGCCTGTTTATCGCATTTATCGGCCTGCAGAACGCCAAGATCGTGGTGGACAGCGCAACCCTGGTTTCCGTATATTCCTTTAAAACCTCTGTTGCCAACGGGATGTTCCACAGCGAGGGGATCACGGTAGTGCTGGCGCTTGTGGGGATCCTGGTCACGGGCATCCTGCTGGTAAAGGGCGTGCGGGGGAATATCCTTTGGGGTATCCTGATCACCTGGGCGCTGGGGATCATCTGCCAGGTCACCGGACTGTACCAGATCAATCCGGAAGCCGGATTTTACAGCCTGCTGCCGGATTTCTCCAAAGGGATCTCCGTTCCGAGCCTGATGCCGACCTTTATGAAGATGGATTTTACCTTCCTACTGACCATGGATTTCCTGGTAGTGATGTTTGCATTCCTGTTTGTGGATATGTTTGATACTCTTGGGACGCTGATCGGTGTTGCATCCAAGGCGGACATGCTGGATAAGGACGGCAAGCTTCCCCGCATCCGCGGCGCGCTTATGGCAGACGCAGTCGGAACCTCTGTGGGCGCTGTCCTGGGTACTTCCACGACGACCACATTCGTGGAGAGCGCATCCGGTGTTGCGGAAGGCGGGAGGACCGGCCTGACCTCTGTTGTGGCGGCGATTCTGTTTGGACTGTCTTTGTTCCTGTCACCGATCTTCCTGGCGATCCCGTCCTTTGCAACGGCGCCCGCATTGATCGTGGTTGGATTTTTGATGATGACTTCGGTTACGAAGATTGATTTTTCCGATTATACGGAGGCAATTCCCGCTTACATTGCGATCATTGCCATGCCGTTTATGTACAGCATTTCAGAAGGCATTGCCATGGGGATCATCTCCTATGTGGTGATGAACTTAATTGCCGGGAAAGCACAGGAGAAGAAGATGAGCCTGCTGCTCTATGTGCTGGCAGGGGTGTTTATCCTGAAGTATATCCTGATCTAG
- a CDS encoding TRAP transporter small permease, translating into MNVLHKVRDGLMRILGAAAIFLFAVMTVVGTWQIVSRYVFNSPSTVSEELLTYSFAWMALLSSAYVFGRREHMRMAFLANKFHGGARKFLELLGEVFSFAFAAVVMAYGGVEITKLTMTQVTASLQIPMGYVYVVLPVTGFLIMFFSLVNAMDTLAANFTDDFSEKEA; encoded by the coding sequence ATGAATGTACTTCATAAGGTCCGGGACGGTCTGATGCGCATACTTGGAGCAGCAGCCATTTTCCTCTTTGCAGTTATGACTGTGGTGGGCACCTGGCAGATCGTTTCCAGGTATGTGTTCAACAGCCCCAGCACCGTGTCGGAGGAGCTTCTGACCTATTCCTTTGCCTGGATGGCGCTTTTGTCCTCCGCTTATGTATTTGGCAGGCGGGAGCATATGAGGATGGCATTTTTAGCGAATAAGTTTCATGGAGGCGCGCGGAAGTTCCTGGAGCTTTTGGGCGAGGTGTTTTCCTTTGCATTTGCCGCGGTGGTAATGGCATATGGCGGTGTGGAGATCACGAAGCTGACCATGACCCAGGTGACCGCATCTCTGCAGATACCCATGGGTTATGTATATGTGGTCCTGCCGGTAACGGGCTTTCTTATTATGTTTTTCAGTCTGGTGAATGCCATGGATACGCTGGCGGCAAATTTTACGGATGATTTTTCAGAAAAGGAGGCGTAA
- a CDS encoding ABC transporter substrate-binding protein — translation MKNPINWNRMAALILACIMSACFTAGCAAGKVSIPGSETKTESARADRGTKYAEQPEERQELTGEPIRIGAIYALSGNNAAIGTNILRGIDFAAEDINASGGVDGRPIEIVRGDTQGDENVARSVAERLIIQEKVHAIVGCHQSTLTEIVSQVCEEYKIPMITAISTVDSISTHHNEYFFRLCPMNSLYLENMFMYMREQAEQTGKEVKTIAVFADNSMIGQEAIRCARLYAPQYGMEIVKEIQYRQGAADLTDEILELKKAGADAVLAESYVSDASLLMRTMHEQDYHPPILIAKANGFADPSFIPATRGMAGGVTSVVEWNPDMTKGQEINRRFKEIFGVDMNGHSAESYTAVWTFKTAFEEAGTDDGEAVKDVLSGLDIQGNFPDGPEIILPYDRIKFEDHEFDGVRHYNNNIYASVAIAQIQDGEYKTVWPFEYSNQKIVYPAGYGNR, via the coding sequence ATGAAGAACCCTATCAATTGGAACAGAATGGCGGCATTGATCCTTGCCTGTATCATGTCTGCATGTTTCACGGCGGGCTGTGCGGCAGGGAAAGTAAGCATCCCCGGATCGGAAACGAAAACGGAATCGGCCCGTGCTGACCGCGGGACAAAATATGCCGAACAGCCAGAGGAAAGACAGGAGTTGACCGGTGAACCGATCCGAATCGGCGCGATCTATGCGTTGAGCGGCAATAATGCAGCCATCGGGACGAATATTTTGCGTGGAATTGATTTTGCAGCGGAGGATATCAACGCTTCGGGCGGTGTGGATGGACGTCCCATTGAGATTGTCCGGGGGGATACGCAGGGGGACGAGAATGTGGCCCGGTCCGTAGCGGAGCGTCTGATCATACAGGAGAAGGTACACGCCATCGTGGGCTGCCATCAGAGTACCCTGACGGAGATCGTTTCCCAGGTGTGTGAGGAATATAAGATTCCCATGATCACGGCGATCTCTACGGTAGACAGCATTTCCACCCACCACAATGAGTATTTTTTCCGCCTGTGTCCCATGAACTCCCTGTATCTGGAAAATATGTTCATGTACATGCGGGAGCAGGCGGAGCAGACCGGAAAAGAAGTAAAGACCATTGCGGTGTTTGCGGATAACAGCATGATCGGGCAGGAGGCGATCCGGTGTGCAAGGCTGTATGCCCCACAGTATGGGATGGAGATCGTAAAAGAGATCCAGTACAGACAGGGGGCGGCGGATCTGACAGATGAGATCCTGGAACTGAAAAAGGCAGGAGCGGATGCGGTTTTGGCAGAGAGCTATGTCTCCGACGCCAGCCTGCTCATGAGGACCATGCATGAACAGGACTACCACCCGCCGATCCTCATCGCCAAGGCAAACGGATTTGCAGACCCCAGTTTTATCCCTGCCACCAGGGGCATGGCAGGCGGCGTCACTTCTGTGGTGGAATGGAATCCGGATATGACAAAAGGACAGGAGATAAACAGGCGGTTTAAGGAGATATTTGGCGTAGATATGAACGGTCATTCAGCAGAATCCTATACTGCCGTCTGGACCTTCAAGACAGCATTTGAAGAGGCCGGGACGGATGACGGCGAGGCGGTGAAGGATGTGCTGTCAGGTCTTGATATCCAGGGGAACTTCCCTGACGGCCCGGAGATCATCCTGCCGTATGACAGGATCAAATTCGAGGACCATGAATTTGACGGGGTACGGCACTACAACAACAATATCTATGCTTCCGTGGCCATCGCCCAGATCCAGGACGGCGAGTATAAGACTGTGTGGCCGTTTGAATATTCTAATCAGAAGATTGTCTATCCGGCAGGATATGGGAACCGGTGA
- a CDS encoding aminotransferase class I/II-fold pyridoxal phosphate-dependent enzyme: MYSFNNDYSEGAHPRILQAMMETNLVQNNGYSLDVHSDRAKELIRKEIRREDADIHMIVGGTQTNLLGISCALRPHQAVICAETGHINVHETGAIEATGHKVLGQPTPDGKLTVDDIKKALDWHTDEHMVQPKMVYISNSTEVGTQYSKAELETLSAFCKQQGLYLFLDGARMGAALTSRVNDLTLADIARLTDLFYIGGTKNGALFGEALIISHPDLKPDFRYLIKQKGAMLAKGWLLGIQFEELFQNNLFYDMASHANEMADQLRRGLSECGYPFHWDSTTNQLFPVLPNDKLEKLAVDFLFSKQAVIDEDHTCIRLVTSWATRQEGVDAFLDALKKL; encoded by the coding sequence ATTTACAGTTTTAATAATGATTACAGTGAAGGCGCCCATCCGCGCATCCTTCAGGCGATGATGGAAACCAATTTAGTTCAGAACAACGGATACAGCCTGGATGTGCACAGCGACCGCGCGAAGGAGCTGATCAGGAAAGAGATCCGCCGGGAGGATGCAGACATCCATATGATCGTAGGCGGCACCCAGACCAATCTCCTTGGCATCAGCTGTGCCCTTCGTCCGCACCAGGCAGTGATCTGCGCGGAGACCGGGCATATCAATGTCCATGAGACCGGAGCGATCGAGGCTACCGGGCATAAGGTCCTCGGACAGCCCACACCGGACGGCAAGCTGACTGTGGATGATATCAAAAAGGCGCTTGACTGGCACACGGACGAGCACATGGTACAGCCCAAAATGGTCTATATCTCCAACTCCACCGAGGTAGGCACCCAGTATTCCAAAGCCGAGTTAGAGACGCTCTCTGCTTTCTGTAAGCAGCAGGGACTCTACCTGTTCTTAGACGGCGCGCGTATGGGCGCGGCGCTGACCAGCCGGGTCAATGACTTAACCCTGGCGGATATCGCGCGCCTCACCGATCTATTCTACATCGGCGGCACGAAGAACGGCGCGCTGTTCGGCGAGGCGCTCATCATCAGCCACCCGGACTTGAAGCCTGATTTCCGCTATCTGATCAAACAGAAGGGCGCAATGCTGGCAAAGGGCTGGCTCCTTGGCATCCAGTTTGAAGAGCTGTTCCAGAACAATCTGTTCTATGATATGGCCTCCCACGCCAACGAGATGGCCGACCAGCTCCGCAGAGGGCTTTCAGAGTGCGGCTATCCGTTCCACTGGGATTCCACCACAAACCAGCTGTTCCCGGTGCTTCCAAACGATAAGCTGGAAAAGCTGGCAGTGGACTTTCTGTTTTCCAAACAGGCAGTTATCGACGAAGACCACACCTGCATCCGTCTCGTGACCTCCTGGGCCACCAGGCAGGAGGGCGTGGACGCATTTCTGGATGCACTGAAAAAACTGTAA
- a CDS encoding TRAP transporter large permease translates to MDIALLSGLIIFAVLLVMLLAGVPIAISLGVSSILAILPILDRGAAVVTGAQRIFSGISVFSLLAIPFFILAGNIMNRGGIAVRLINLAKLATGRIPGALAHTNAVANMLFGSISGSGTAAASAMGSIIGPIEEEEGYDREFSAAANIATAPTGLLIPPSNVMITYSLVSGGTSVAALFMAGYVPGILWGLACMAVIFFFAKKKGYLSTRAFERSERWKVVLDAVPSLFLIVVVIGGIIGGIFTATEGSVVAVVYTLILSLFFYKTIRFKELPGIFLDSAEMTGIIIFLIGVSSIMSWVMAFTGIPGLVANTLLGISDSRIVIFLIINVILLVVGTFMDMTPATLIFTPIFLPVCQKLGMHMVHFGIMMIFNLCIGTITPPVGTTLFVGVKVGKTSIEKVVGPLLWYFAAIFAVLMFVTYVPGLSLWLPGLLGYIK, encoded by the coding sequence ATGGATATTGCATTATTGTCGGGCCTGATCATCTTTGCAGTGCTTCTTGTCATGCTGCTGGCGGGAGTTCCGATCGCCATATCATTGGGGGTATCTTCGATCCTGGCTATCCTGCCGATCCTGGACCGGGGGGCAGCGGTGGTCACAGGCGCACAGCGGATCTTCTCCGGGATCTCTGTGTTCAGCCTGCTGGCAATCCCGTTTTTTATCCTGGCGGGAAATATCATGAACCGGGGCGGCATCGCAGTCCGTCTGATCAATCTGGCAAAACTGGCGACCGGGCGGATCCCGGGGGCGCTGGCCCATACCAATGCGGTGGCCAATATGTTGTTTGGCTCCATTTCCGGGTCCGGCACGGCTGCGGCGTCTGCCATGGGGTCCATCATCGGGCCGATCGAGGAGGAGGAGGGCTACGACCGGGAGTTCTCGGCTGCGGCAAATATTGCGACCGCACCCACAGGCCTTTTGATCCCGCCCAGCAATGTGATGATCACATACTCCCTGGTCAGCGGAGGGACCTCAGTGGCGGCTCTTTTCATGGCGGGTTATGTGCCGGGCATCCTCTGGGGACTTGCCTGTATGGCAGTCATTTTTTTCTTTGCGAAAAAGAAAGGCTATTTGAGTACACGCGCCTTTGAGCGGTCAGAGCGGTGGAAGGTGGTGCTGGATGCGGTGCCGAGCCTGTTTTTGATCGTGGTGGTCATCGGAGGGATCATTGGGGGGATCTTCACCGCCACAGAAGGATCTGTGGTCGCAGTGGTGTATACGCTGATCCTGTCGCTGTTTTTCTATAAGACGATCCGTTTTAAAGAACTGCCGGGGATCTTTCTGGACAGCGCGGAAATGACCGGGATCATTATATTCCTGATCGGGGTTTCCAGCATCATGTCCTGGGTCATGGCATTTACCGGAATTCCCGGCCTGGTGGCGAATACGCTGCTCGGCATCAGCGACAGCCGGATCGTGATCTTTCTGATCATCAATGTGATCCTGTTGGTGGTGGGGACCTTTATGGACATGACCCCGGCAACGCTGATCTTTACGCCGATCTTTCTGCCGGTCTGCCAGAAGCTTGGGATGCACATGGTGCATTTCGGTATTATGATGATCTTTAACCTGTGTATCGGCACGATCACGCCGCCTGTAGGCACTACGCTGTTTGTGGGCGTGAAGGTGGGAAAGACCAGCATCGAGAAAGTGGTCGGGCCGCTTCTTTGGTATTTTGCAGCGATCTTTGCGGTGCTGATGTTTGTGACCTACGTGCCGGGGCTGTCCCTGTGGCTGCCGGGGCTGCTGGGATATATCAAGTAA
- a CDS encoding TRAP transporter substrate-binding protein → MEIQRIFKGPGIKRQIAFLCAACLAASAMTGCSTAVTGKRIVRIAHGQSEEHPEHIGLLAFKEYVEERLGDRYEIQIYPNELLGSAQKAIELTQTGAIDFVVAGTANLETFDKTYEIFSMPYLFRSEQIYQDFMNDRKYMEKVYESTDESGLRVLTWYDAGTRNFYAKKPIRSPEDLKGMKIRVQQSPASVAMVRAFGAAASPMGFGEVYTAIQQGVIDGAENNELALTNNKHGEVAKYFSYDMHQMVPDMLIGNLKFLQGLSEEELQIFKDAAVLSTEVELTEWEKSVEAAKKTASEDMGVTFIDVDVESFQKKVKALQNEMIRENPKILLIYEQAQRANEQGTEVEQ, encoded by the coding sequence ATGGAGATTCAGAGAATATTTAAGGGTCCGGGAATAAAACGGCAGATTGCATTTCTGTGTGCGGCATGTCTGGCGGCGTCTGCCATGACAGGCTGCAGTACTGCGGTGACCGGAAAACGGATCGTGCGGATCGCCCACGGACAGTCGGAGGAGCATCCGGAACATATCGGGCTGCTGGCATTCAAGGAATATGTGGAGGAACGGCTGGGAGACAGATACGAGATCCAGATATATCCCAACGAGCTGTTAGGCTCTGCCCAGAAGGCGATCGAGCTGACCCAGACGGGAGCCATCGATTTTGTGGTGGCGGGGACGGCGAACCTGGAGACGTTTGATAAAACCTACGAGATATTCAGTATGCCTTATCTGTTCCGTTCTGAGCAAATATACCAGGATTTTATGAATGACAGGAAGTACATGGAGAAGGTCTATGAGTCTACGGATGAGTCGGGTCTGCGGGTGCTGACCTGGTACGATGCGGGGACACGGAATTTTTACGCTAAAAAACCGATCCGCTCCCCGGAGGATTTAAAGGGAATGAAGATCCGCGTGCAGCAGAGTCCGGCAAGCGTGGCCATGGTCAGGGCATTTGGCGCGGCGGCTTCTCCCATGGGGTTTGGCGAGGTGTATACTGCGATCCAGCAGGGGGTCATCGATGGGGCGGAGAACAATGAGCTGGCGCTGACCAACAACAAACACGGCGAGGTGGCAAAATATTTCAGCTATGACATGCACCAGATGGTTCCGGATATGCTGATCGGAAACTTAAAATTCCTGCAGGGATTGAGTGAGGAGGAGCTGCAGATATTTAAGGATGCGGCGGTGCTTTCTACGGAGGTGGAACTTACAGAATGGGAAAAGTCTGTGGAAGCGGCAAAGAAGACGGCATCGGAGGATATGGGCGTGACGTTTATTGACGTGGATGTGGAGAGCTTTCAGAAGAAGGTAAAGGCCCTCCAGAATGAAATGATCAGGGAGAATCCAAAAATCCTCCTGATCTATGAGCAGGCACAGAGAGCAAATGAACAGGGAACGGAGGTGGAGCAATGA
- a CDS encoding ABC transporter substrate-binding protein has translation MKLKKITSVLCVAAMAMSMLAGCSGGSGASATTAAPAAAGSEAVTEAVTKAAEAAAEADTKAAEAGADLTGEPIKIGTIYAMSGGSAAIGTNILRGIDFAVAEINAAGGVDGRPLEVVRGDHAGDAATGRSEAERLISQEKVDVMMGCHMSVVTEVVAQVCQQYGVPMITAISTLDRLSNEEHKDMDYFFRLCPLNSVYVENMLMYLKDSAEQTGEEIKTVAIFTDRAAIGQELIRCVELFKDEYGIELVATVDYTSNATDLSAQVLALKQADPDAILCDSYIGDATLFIQTLKEQNYSPKMIVAKANGFTDPSFITNLGAISNGVASVVEFNPDLVNGVEINKEFKAEYGVDMNGHSAESYTVVWLFKTAIEAAGSTDGEAVKNALAELDIQGEFPGGRKIILPYDQIKFENYDLAGETHYRDNTAASVAIAQIQDGEWKTVWPFSFTDTKIAYPAPLQ, from the coding sequence ATGAAATTGAAAAAAATTACTTCTGTATTGTGTGTTGCAGCCATGGCCATGTCCATGCTGGCAGGGTGTTCCGGAGGTTCGGGAGCATCGGCGACCACTGCAGCGCCTGCGGCAGCAGGAAGTGAAGCAGTGACTGAGGCCGTTACGAAGGCAGCGGAGGCAGCCGCAGAGGCTGATACGAAAGCGGCGGAGGCCGGCGCTGACCTGACCGGCGAGCCGATCAAGATCGGTACGATCTATGCCATGTCCGGCGGTTCTGCCGCCATTGGCACCAATATCCTGCGCGGTATTGACTTTGCAGTGGCAGAGATCAATGCGGCAGGCGGCGTTGACGGTCGTCCCTTAGAGGTCGTCCGCGGCGACCATGCAGGGGATGCCGCTACCGGCAGATCTGAGGCGGAGCGCCTGATCTCCCAGGAGAAAGTAGATGTGATGATGGGCTGCCATATGTCCGTTGTGACTGAAGTTGTGGCTCAGGTATGCCAGCAGTACGGCGTTCCGATGATCACCGCGATCTCTACCCTGGACAGGCTGTCCAATGAGGAGCACAAGGATATGGACTATTTCTTCCGTCTGTGCCCGTTAAACTCTGTCTATGTGGAAAATATGCTGATGTATCTGAAGGATTCCGCAGAGCAGACCGGCGAGGAGATCAAGACCGTGGCGATCTTTACTGACAGAGCGGCCATCGGACAGGAGCTGATCCGCTGCGTGGAGCTGTTCAAGGACGAGTACGGCATTGAGCTGGTTGCAACTGTCGACTACACCAGCAATGCAACTGACTTGAGCGCCCAGGTGCTTGCATTAAAGCAGGCTGATCCGGATGCGATCCTGTGTGATTCCTATATCGGCGACGCTACCCTGTTTATCCAGACCTTAAAGGAGCAGAACTACAGCCCGAAGATGATCGTAGCAAAGGCAAACGGCTTTACCGATCCGTCCTTTATCACCAACTTAGGCGCGATCTCCAACGGCGTTGCTTCCGTTGTTGAGTTCAACCCGGATCTGGTAAATGGCGTTGAGATCAACAAAGAGTTCAAGGCTGAGTACGGTGTTGACATGAACGGTCACTCCGCAGAGTCCTATACTGTAGTATGGCTGTTCAAGACCGCCATCGAGGCCGCCGGCAGCACCGATGGCGAGGCTGTGAAGAACGCCCTTGCCGAGCTGGACATCCAGGGCGAGTTCCCGGGCGGACGCAAGATCATCCTGCCGTATGACCAGATCAAATTTGAAAACTATGATCTGGCCGGTGAGACCCATTACAGGGACAACACCGCCGCATCGGTAGCGATCGCCCAGATCCAGGACGGCGAATGGAAGACCGTATGGCCGTTCAGCTTTACGGATACCAAGATTGCTTATCCGGCTCCGTTACAGTAA
- a CDS encoding EamA family transporter: MENSVRNSKWMLVGSMLMFGTIGIFRRQIPLSSSVIALARAVLGTLFLLFLMAVKGSRPSVKAVTANLPALLVSGVLIGFNWILLFEAYQYTSVAVATLCYYTAPVLVILVSPVFLKEKLTGKKLVCVAAALAGMVLVSGVAGSDVTEGVGSSEWKGILLGLGAAALYAAIMILNKKIRDIPAIDKTVVQLAAAGVVLLPYTWFTEDISAIRLTPVVGLLLVIVGVVHTGIGYAMYFGSMKALRAQTVALFSYIDPVTAILLSALFLNERMGTAQMAGAVLILCAAVAGDMPEKVRR, translated from the coding sequence ATGGAAAACAGTGTGAGAAATTCAAAATGGATGCTCGTAGGATCCATGCTTATGTTTGGAACGATTGGCATATTCAGGAGGCAGATCCCTCTGTCCTCCAGCGTGATCGCGCTTGCCCGGGCGGTCCTGGGGACGTTGTTTTTGCTGTTTTTAATGGCTGTAAAAGGTTCGCGGCCTTCGGTGAAAGCTGTGACGGCGAATCTTCCCGCGCTCCTGGTTTCGGGGGTACTGATCGGATTCAACTGGATCCTGCTGTTTGAGGCATACCAGTATACCTCGGTGGCGGTGGCTACCCTGTGTTACTATACGGCGCCGGTCCTGGTCATTTTAGTCTCACCCGTTTTTTTGAAAGAGAAGCTTACTGGAAAAAAGCTGGTCTGCGTGGCGGCTGCGCTGGCAGGTATGGTGCTGGTCTCCGGAGTGGCTGGGTCAGACGTCACAGAGGGAGTGGGGAGTTCGGAGTGGAAGGGGATCCTTCTTGGACTGGGGGCGGCGGCCCTGTATGCGGCGATCATGATCCTGAACAAAAAGATCAGGGATATTCCTGCCATTGACAAGACCGTGGTGCAGCTTGCCGCTGCCGGTGTGGTACTGCTTCCTTACACCTGGTTCACGGAAGACATCTCTGCCATTCGCCTGACGCCGGTGGTGGGGCTTTTGCTGGTCATCGTGGGGGTGGTGCACACCGGGATCGGGTATGCGATGTACTTTGGCTCCATGAAGGCGCTGCGAGCGCAGACGGTGGCTCTGTTCAGCTACATTGACCCGGTTACGGCGATCCTTTTGTCCGCCCTGTTTTTAAATGAGCGCATGGGAACTGCACAGATGGCCGGGGCGGTTCTTATCCTGTGTGCGGCGGTAGCGGGGGACATGCCGGAGAAGGTGAGAAGATAG
- a CDS encoding DUF2812 domain-containing protein produces MKVRRTIRLMLFREYETAAFAEYLEEMAGKGWYLKKIYSNSVLCFERGEPRRLTFSVAVLPDSSGFDSPYREEAVQFREFCQEAGWKLQYGGTLWQVFYSEKVNPLPLETDPFLQLTTQEGNSLSLGKWAAVLALSGLFLLSELSALKDPGRYLASPLTLRSMIVHLVLAVIFPAGMLYIWFWYKRARRCLEQGRPVPVPTLQRVKLRNGLWSLAAIVLIISIFWSSGISALTAVIFLGASILAVLIAVAVLTWVQEHGSGDRREAATGYAVGSFIIIFLMFTLVTGVMERFLPDGGGGEPEAYVRKEPFPVTFEELGYEVTEEWHRESEETFLAFYQTETGVRQDEDGQESHLTMTYYKSPVPAIIAGSKRRYPIDRGNVWEVTKSKHVGEDGVTVEHYRYQVESGYMMYMEEWDSNERDLFVISDRKRILSLEYSTKVEEAAVEAAITRFRGSGDEQ; encoded by the coding sequence ATGAAGGTGAGGAGAACGATCCGTCTCATGCTGTTCCGTGAGTATGAGACAGCGGCATTTGCAGAATATTTGGAAGAGATGGCCGGGAAGGGCTGGTACTTAAAGAAGATTTACAGTAACAGCGTTCTCTGTTTTGAGCGCGGGGAGCCGCGCCGTCTTACCTTTTCCGTGGCGGTCCTGCCGGACAGCTCCGGTTTCGACAGCCCGTACCGGGAGGAGGCGGTCCAGTTCCGGGAGTTCTGCCAGGAGGCAGGGTGGAAGCTTCAGTACGGGGGAACGCTGTGGCAGGTGTTTTACAGTGAGAAAGTGAACCCCCTGCCCCTGGAGACAGACCCGTTTTTGCAGCTCACAACACAGGAGGGGAATTCCCTCTCCCTGGGCAAATGGGCGGCGGTCCTGGCTTTGTCGGGCCTGTTTTTACTTTCGGAGCTTTCCGCTTTGAAAGATCCGGGAAGATACCTTGCGTCGCCTCTGACACTGCGCAGCATGATCGTGCATCTTGTGCTGGCGGTGATATTTCCGGCGGGAATGCTGTACATATGGTTCTGGTATAAGAGGGCGAGGCGCTGCCTGGAGCAGGGGCGGCCTGTGCCTGTGCCGACCCTGCAGAGAGTGAAGCTTCGGAACGGCCTTTGGTCGCTGGCGGCGATTGTCCTGATCATATCGATATTCTGGAGTTCCGGGATATCTGCTTTGACGGCAGTGATCTTTCTGGGGGCATCGATCCTTGCAGTCCTGATCGCAGTTGCGGTCCTCACCTGGGTCCAGGAGCATGGTTCAGGGGACAGGAGAGAGGCTGCCACTGGATATGCTGTGGGATCTTTTATCATTATTTTTCTGATGTTCACACTGGTAACGGGGGTGATGGAGCGTTTCCTGCCAGACGGAGGCGGGGGAGAACCGGAAGCTTATGTGAGAAAGGAACCGTTTCCGGTGACCTTTGAGGAGCTTGGCTATGAGGTGACAGAAGAATGGCACAGGGAGAGCGAGGAGACCTTTCTTGCTTTTTATCAGACGGAAACTGGAGTGCGCCAGGATGAAGATGGGCAGGAGAGCCATCTGACCATGACCTATTATAAAAGCCCTGTCCCGGCCATCATAGCAGGGTCAAAGCGCAGGTACCCGATCGACCGCGGCAATGTCTGGGAAGTCACGAAGTCAAAACATGTGGGGGAAGATGGGGTGACCGTGGAACATTACCGATATCAGGTAGAGAGCGGTTATATGATGTATATGGAGGAATGGGACAGCAATGAACGGGATCTCTTTGTGATCTCGGACCGCAAAAGGATCCTGTCCCTGGAATACAGTACGAAGGTAGAGGAAGCTGCAGTGGAGGCAGCGATCACACGTTTTCGCGGGTCAGGAGATGAACAGTAA
- a CDS encoding helix-turn-helix transcriptional regulator: MAREPYQSLTEQMYYILLALLEPRCGVDTSQKVSEISGGRLEIGPGTLYTLLAKFESEGMIRETAREKRKRYYQVTPRGREMLKEEFRRLNRLVEEGSRYLKETGG; encoded by the coding sequence ATGGCGAGAGAACCGTATCAGAGCCTGACAGAGCAGATGTACTATATCCTGCTGGCTCTTTTGGAGCCCCGTTGCGGCGTGGATACCTCTCAGAAGGTGTCGGAGATATCCGGCGGACGGCTGGAGATCGGACCGGGTACCCTTTATACACTGCTGGCGAAGTTTGAGTCAGAGGGCATGATACGGGAGACTGCCCGGGAAAAGAGGAAACGGTACTATCAGGTGACGCCCCGCGGCAGGGAGATGCTTAAGGAGGAGTTCCGGCGGCTGAACCGGCTGGTGGAGGAAGGCAGCAGATATCTGAAAGAGACAGGAGGGTGA